A genomic segment from Methanoplanus limicola DSM 2279 encodes:
- a CDS encoding NTP transferase domain-containing protein, giving the protein MLALIMAGGRGTRLGMGEKPLVRILDRPMIDYILQAFESAGHEPIIALSDNVPMTKNWCRVNGVEYYCAGGLGYVEDLIEFTRETNERSAFLTCASDIPGITSRTINEICMKYSQSGKDSCSVWIPEDLVREISFSCGYRENIEGVKACPTGLNIVKGSMIEEEQDELKVISDDISLGYNINTPDELSLFEKFLKSDRKGIF; this is encoded by the coding sequence ATGCTTGCACTCATAATGGCAGGGGGCAGAGGCACAAGACTTGGAATGGGCGAAAAGCCGCTTGTCAGAATTCTGGACAGACCGATGATAGATTATATATTACAGGCTTTTGAGAGCGCAGGGCATGAACCTATAATCGCACTCTCGGACAACGTGCCCATGACAAAGAACTGGTGCAGAGTAAACGGGGTTGAATATTACTGCGCCGGCGGGCTTGGATATGTGGAAGACCTGATAGAATTTACAAGAGAAACCAATGAGAGATCGGCATTCCTCACATGCGCTTCAGACATCCCGGGAATCACCAGCCGGACGATAAATGAGATATGCATGAAGTATTCGCAGTCAGGGAAGGATTCATGCTCAGTGTGGATTCCGGAAGACCTTGTCAGAGAGATCAGTTTCAGCTGCGGTTACCGTGAAAATATTGAAGGGGTAAAAGCCTGCCCCACCGGACTGAATATAGTAAAAGGAAGTATGATTGAAGAGGAACAGGACGAACTGAAAGTAATTTCGGATGACATCTCACTTGGGTATAATATCAACACACCGGATGAACTCTCACTCTTTGAAAAATTCCTGAAATCCGACAGAAAAGGCATATTCTGA
- a CDS encoding ornithine cyclodeaminase, which produces MDSSREIELEGHIIDSGIMTRVYDKIIDMGGNFELITFDVGKKKQDISYARLIVTAESEELLEEILSELHRLGAKMPEVEDVALKAAEADRVVPKGFYSTTNHPTFLKYNDRWIDVEDIEMDCLIIIKPDEDRAVCTPLSRLKKGDLVVIGEKGVRIVPPERSRKVNSFEFMQNTVSSERPSETIIAKIADEMLEIRKNGGKIGIVGGPAIIHTRAAPALAEIIREGYVDVLFGGNALATHDIEYNLFGTSLGMELDSGKLTPGGHKNHIYAISEVIRAGSIRNAVEQGIIKKGIMYECVKNDVPFILAGSIRDDGPLPDVITDVVEAQDMMREYLHGLDMVIMIGTLLHSVAIGNCLPSFVKTICVDINPASVTKLMDRGTSQAIGVVSDAGAFLPLLAKSLSKKSQE; this is translated from the coding sequence ATGGATTCTTCCAGAGAGATCGAACTTGAAGGGCACATCATAGATTCAGGCATAATGACCCGCGTGTATGATAAAATAATAGATATGGGGGGTAATTTTGAACTCATTACATTTGATGTGGGCAAAAAAAAGCAGGATATAAGTTATGCCCGGCTTATAGTGACAGCAGAATCCGAAGAACTTTTAGAGGAGATCCTGAGCGAACTTCACCGACTCGGAGCCAAAATGCCGGAAGTGGAGGACGTCGCACTGAAAGCAGCAGAGGCAGACAGGGTAGTCCCAAAGGGTTTTTATTCAACAACAAACCACCCGACATTTCTCAAATACAATGACAGATGGATAGATGTTGAAGATATTGAGATGGACTGCCTGATAATTATAAAACCTGATGAAGACAGGGCAGTGTGCACCCCGCTGTCAAGGCTCAAAAAAGGAGACCTAGTCGTAATCGGAGAGAAGGGAGTCAGAATTGTCCCTCCGGAGAGATCCAGGAAGGTAAATTCCTTTGAATTCATGCAGAATACTGTCTCATCCGAAAGGCCGAGCGAGACGATCATCGCCAAAATTGCGGATGAGATGCTTGAGATCAGGAAAAACGGAGGTAAAATCGGAATTGTCGGCGGCCCTGCAATAATCCATACAAGGGCAGCCCCGGCACTTGCTGAGATTATCAGGGAAGGTTATGTCGATGTCCTCTTTGGCGGGAATGCACTTGCCACCCATGATATAGAATACAATCTCTTCGGGACATCTCTCGGTATGGAGCTTGACTCCGGGAAACTGACACCTGGCGGGCATAAGAACCACATCTATGCAATCAGCGAGGTAATAAGGGCAGGGTCCATCAGGAATGCAGTAGAACAGGGAATTATAAAGAAGGGTATCATGTATGAATGCGTGAAAAACGATGTCCCGTTCATACTTGCAGGGTCAATACGTGATGACGGCCCCCTGCCGGATGTCATAACTGACGTTGTTGAAGCGCAGGATATGATGAGAGAGTATCTCCACGGCCTTGATATGGTAATTATGATTGGCACACTGCTCCACTCAGTTGCTATAGGAAACTGCCTGCCATCTTTTGTAAAGACCATCTGTGTCGATATTAACCCGGCATCGGTGACAAAACTGATGGACAGGGGGACAAGCCAGGCTATCGGTGTTGTAAGTGATGCAGGTGCATTCCTGCCGCTCCTTGCAAAATCACTCAGCAAAAAGAGCCAGGAATAA
- a CDS encoding archaeosine biosynthesis radical SAM protein RaSEA encodes MISVTTEKPLACWPGTDNYSGAEVKCLTVIFKTSGCRWNKCLMCGYRFERYHDICDEDLGKRLIAQVNWVKENFDLFGFDMIKIFTSGSFFDPEEVPPEVLEYAGGVFRGKIVIAETRAEYVQRESVKGFLDAVNDGTHEIPLYIAMGLETTDDFIREKCIDKGLTFDEYKGAAGEVRAAGAGVKTYLMMKPLFLTEKEAIDDMKKSLRECSEYSDIISMNLCTIQGRTEVEHYWKRREYRPPYLWSVLDVLIDAERHILCDPVGGGKMRGPHNCGECDHDIVDGIRTYSLNYDRELLRSLFERGCRCKEEWEFVLDEEKPYCMPLTR; translated from the coding sequence ATGATATCTGTTACAACTGAGAAACCTCTGGCGTGCTGGCCTGGCACGGATAACTACAGCGGGGCGGAAGTAAAATGCCTCACAGTGATTTTTAAGACATCGGGATGCAGGTGGAATAAATGCCTGATGTGCGGGTACCGTTTTGAGAGATACCATGATATCTGCGATGAAGACCTTGGAAAGAGGCTTATCGCGCAGGTAAACTGGGTAAAGGAGAACTTTGATCTCTTTGGGTTTGATATGATTAAGATCTTCACATCCGGAAGTTTCTTTGATCCTGAGGAGGTTCCCCCTGAGGTGCTGGAATATGCCGGCGGTGTTTTCAGGGGAAAGATTGTCATTGCCGAGACGAGGGCTGAGTATGTGCAGAGAGAATCTGTAAAGGGTTTTTTGGATGCAGTCAATGACGGCACACATGAAATTCCGCTTTACATTGCAATGGGCCTTGAGACCACCGATGATTTCATCCGGGAGAAATGTATAGATAAGGGTCTTACCTTTGATGAATACAAAGGTGCGGCAGGCGAGGTCAGGGCCGCCGGTGCTGGTGTTAAGACCTATCTTATGATGAAGCCGTTATTTCTCACAGAAAAAGAGGCAATTGACGACATGAAAAAATCCCTCCGTGAATGTTCGGAATATTCTGATATTATCTCAATGAATCTCTGTACAATACAGGGGAGGACTGAGGTTGAGCATTACTGGAAGAGGCGTGAATACCGCCCGCCATATCTGTGGAGTGTCCTTGATGTCTTAATTGATGCTGAGAGGCACATATTATGCGATCCTGTCGGCGGTGGTAAGATGCGCGGCCCTCATAACTGCGGGGAATGTGACCATGACATCGTTGACGGCATAAGGACATATTCACTCAATTATGATCGTGAACTGTTAAGGTCACTCTTTGAGAGGGGCTGCCGCTGCAAAGAGGAATGGGAGTTTGTGCTGGATGAGGAGAAGCCTTACTGCATGCCTCTGACGAGATGA
- a CDS encoding HypC/HybG/HupF family hydrogenase formation chaperone has translation MCIAVPAEVLEIKDGNKAVVDYGNLQQEVRIDLVDVNVGEFVLVHVGFAIQKLSREDALQTRQIFKEVYAAMEE, from the coding sequence ATGTGTATTGCAGTCCCGGCAGAAGTTCTGGAGATAAAGGACGGAAATAAAGCCGTTGTAGATTACGGCAACCTTCAGCAGGAAGTAAGAATAGATCTTGTTGATGTAAATGTAGGCGAATTCGTATTAGTCCACGTAGGCTTTGCTATACAGAAGCTGAGCCGTGAGGATGCCCTTCAGACCCGCCAGATCTTTAAGGAGGTCTATGCGGCTATGGAGGAGTGA
- a CDS encoding hydrogenase maturation nickel metallochaperone HypA/HybF, translating to MHEYSIAYDIFATAKKTALDNSATMVRKVHMSVGEMTMINPEQVVFLFNTMKDEDPLFKDCILEYTDTPVKSVCKCGYEGSEKYVCPDCGGMPEIVDGREVRVTNIEIEVDEE from the coding sequence ATGCACGAATATTCAATAGCATACGATATTTTTGCAACCGCAAAAAAGACAGCCCTTGACAACTCCGCCACCATGGTCAGAAAGGTCCACATGTCTGTCGGAGAGATGACAATGATCAATCCCGAACAGGTGGTATTTTTATTCAACACCATGAAGGATGAAGACCCGCTCTTTAAGGACTGTATCCTCGAATATACCGACACACCCGTAAAATCGGTTTGCAAATGTGGATATGAGGGCAGTGAAAAATATGTATGTCCTGACTGCGGCGGCATGCCTGAAATTGTGGATGGCAGGGAAGTGAGAGTCACAAATATCGAAATAGAGGTTGACGAAGAATGA
- the hypE gene encoding hydrogenase expression/formation protein HypE: MKINMMHGAGGAVFGELLGETLTKYKNNNAGGIGLESLDDGAVIPIDGKNIVLTTDSHVVRPLFFPGGDIGRIAVCGTANDLAMMGGKPLALTCSMIIEEGFDIEILERIVQSMDSALEEAGASIVTGDTKVLAKGEIDGIAINTAGIGIAEKPVRDSALKPGDIIIVSGTLGDHGLAIMTSREGFDFGEQIRSDVAPVWNLVNAAMQAGEVHAMKDPTRGGFSNAINEMAEKSGVQVRISEESLPIRRSVRSASELLGINPLDVANEGKVVMGVAPEDAEAILAAIKKDKYGKDAAIVGRVVEGKSVIMETGIGGERFIEPPVGDPVPRVC; the protein is encoded by the coding sequence ATGAAGATCAATATGATGCATGGTGCGGGAGGTGCTGTTTTTGGAGAACTTCTCGGAGAGACACTGACAAAATATAAAAACAACAATGCCGGCGGGATAGGACTTGAATCACTTGATGACGGCGCTGTAATCCCAATTGACGGGAAAAATATTGTTCTGACAACCGATTCGCATGTTGTAAGGCCGCTCTTCTTCCCCGGAGGAGACATAGGAAGAATTGCGGTATGCGGGACTGCAAACGATCTGGCAATGATGGGGGGAAAACCGCTCGCCCTCACATGCTCAATGATCATTGAAGAGGGTTTTGACATTGAAATCCTGGAAAGAATAGTTCAGTCCATGGACAGTGCCCTTGAAGAGGCAGGCGCTTCAATCGTTACCGGAGATACAAAAGTGCTTGCAAAGGGTGAAATTGACGGCATAGCCATAAACACCGCCGGAATAGGGATAGCTGAAAAACCGGTACGTGACAGTGCCTTAAAACCCGGAGACATAATAATTGTCAGCGGTACTCTCGGTGATCACGGACTTGCCATTATGACAAGCCGGGAAGGGTTTGACTTTGGCGAACAGATAAGATCTGATGTTGCTCCGGTATGGAATCTCGTAAACGCTGCAATGCAGGCAGGAGAAGTACACGCAATGAAGGACCCCACAAGGGGCGGCTTTTCAAATGCAATCAATGAGATGGCAGAAAAGTCCGGGGTCCAGGTCAGAATTTCGGAAGAGAGCCTGCCAATCAGAAGAAGTGTAAGGAGTGCCTCAGAACTTCTCGGTATAAACCCGCTTGACGTTGCAAATGAAGGCAAGGTCGTAATGGGTGTCGCACCGGAGGACGCAGAAGCTATCCTCGCTGCAATCAAAAAAGACAAATATGGAAAAGATGCAGCAATTGTCGGCAGAGTAGTTGAAGGAAAATCAGTGATTATGGAAACCGGAATCGGGGGCGAGAGATTTATCGAACCGCCGGTGGGAGATCCGGTTCCAAGAGTGTGCTGA
- the pyrC gene encoding dihydroorotase encodes MGLNIELLLKNARLPDGLIKDISVSEGRVLHCGSVFGHAESVIDCKSRLCLPGAIDMHVHIRGGEQSYKETWESGTKSAVSGGVTTVVDQPNTVPPLTDAAVYEKRLREAKEQSYCNFGINGGVYPKSDLKGLYKAGALAFGEIFAAPSSYGDALEESQLKDSLDKISEMNATATVHTEIVLEGDDDSLIDHDNLRPGDLEANAVEYICKLADPKMKLHFCHLSSPFSIDAVPAGYTLEVMPHHLFLTPEMFEDKENPGYGKVNPPLRDRKIVDAIWKRWERIDVIASDHAPHTREEKSAGFSEVPSGIPGTGTMMPLLLERCLEKGGITLESVLRKTVTKPADILGIEPPGFLKGQKADFAVYSNEKEIITADRLFSKAGWTPYEGMNGIFPEIVVINGEHVYEDGSFLQRSSEWICGDGYIAKEDKYI; translated from the coding sequence ATGGGATTAAATATTGAACTGCTTCTAAAAAATGCAAGGCTTCCTGACGGCCTTATAAAAGACATATCAGTTTCAGAAGGCAGAGTCCTTCACTGCGGATCAGTTTTTGGCCACGCGGAATCTGTGATTGACTGCAAAAGCCGCCTCTGCCTTCCCGGAGCCATAGACATGCATGTCCATATCCGCGGCGGTGAACAGTCATATAAAGAGACCTGGGAATCCGGCACAAAGAGTGCCGTCTCCGGCGGTGTCACAACTGTGGTTGACCAGCCAAACACAGTCCCGCCTCTTACAGATGCCGCCGTGTATGAAAAACGTCTCAGAGAAGCGAAGGAGCAGTCGTACTGCAACTTTGGAATAAACGGAGGGGTTTACCCAAAATCTGACCTAAAAGGTCTGTACAAAGCAGGAGCACTTGCCTTTGGCGAGATCTTTGCGGCACCGTCAAGCTATGGGGATGCGCTGGAAGAATCACAGCTGAAAGATTCACTGGATAAAATTTCGGAGATGAATGCAACTGCAACGGTTCACACTGAAATTGTGCTTGAAGGTGACGATGATTCACTCATTGATCACGACAATTTAAGGCCCGGAGATCTTGAGGCCAATGCCGTGGAATATATCTGTAAACTTGCAGATCCTAAGATGAAACTTCACTTCTGCCATCTATCATCACCTTTTTCAATAGATGCAGTGCCGGCCGGCTATACGCTTGAAGTTATGCCGCACCACCTTTTCCTGACACCTGAGATGTTTGAAGATAAAGAAAACCCCGGATACGGAAAGGTAAACCCGCCACTGAGAGACAGAAAAATAGTTGACGCCATCTGGAAAAGGTGGGAGAGGATTGATGTCATTGCATCGGACCATGCGCCGCATACCAGGGAAGAGAAGTCTGCCGGATTTTCTGAGGTCCCGTCCGGAATTCCGGGCACAGGAACAATGATGCCCCTTCTGCTTGAAAGGTGCCTTGAAAAAGGCGGCATTACACTGGAATCAGTTCTCAGAAAAACGGTTACAAAGCCGGCAGATATTCTTGGGATAGAGCCTCCGGGATTTTTAAAAGGTCAGAAAGCAGATTTTGCGGTTTACAGCAATGAAAAGGAAATTATCACTGCTGACAGACTGTTCTCAAAGGCCGGATGGACGCCCTATGAGGGAATGAACGGCATATTTCCGGAAATTGTTGTCATTAACGGAGAGCATGTTTATGAAGACGGAAGTTTCCTGCAGAGATCTTCAGAATGGATCTGCGGGGATGGTTATATAGCCAAAGAAGATAAATATATATAG
- a CDS encoding DUF167 domain-containing protein, producing the protein MNLEDAVFKSGTGITITLDVSPGSKKTQFPSGYNEWRKAILCRISAPPVDGKANKEIERAVSDFFSIPKRNVSIISGQTSSLKRVLIEGIEPDRAVELLKSSINK; encoded by the coding sequence ATGAATTTAGAGGATGCAGTTTTTAAATCCGGAACTGGTATTACCATTACCCTTGATGTAAGTCCCGGAAGCAAAAAAACACAGTTTCCTTCCGGATATAATGAGTGGAGAAAGGCAATATTGTGCAGAATTTCTGCCCCGCCTGTTGACGGAAAAGCCAATAAGGAAATTGAACGGGCAGTTTCAGACTTTTTTTCAATACCAAAAAGAAATGTTTCCATCATCTCAGGCCAGACCTCATCACTTAAGCGTGTCCTGATTGAGGGTATCGAACCTGACAGAGCAGTGGAACTCTTAAAATCATCAATAAATAAATAA
- the dnaG gene encoding DNA primase DnaG has protein sequence MYLSETTKYQIHATFEAEGIVEKSDVIGAIFGQTEGILGEDLDLRDLQRSGRLGRIDVRTESRKGQTKGEITIYSSIDKIETALLAASLETIERVGPCASRFAIRNIEDIRISKRKVIISRAKELLAGSFEECDFDTNEILDEIREHSRIEKVIEYGPEKLPSGPNVVDSDAIIVVEGRADVINLLRYGIKNAIAVEGTNVPASIIDLCEKKTATAFMDGDRGGDLIISELLQVADIDFIAVSPRGKNVEEMTRKEIIKPLRNKIPAELALTSEGRLDTNILSLHSEKMRKEKEEEDKKEQNEPVMPQHEKLLHSMMKEVREQNIVRFLSVADETISEYPSDEIEAALKKADDNVSGVVTGQTIDQNLLDLIAMHGISMIAAPDFRDIVKKPVSVRLMKINQP, from the coding sequence TTGTACTTATCAGAAACAACAAAATATCAGATTCATGCAACATTTGAAGCGGAGGGAATTGTTGAAAAATCAGATGTAATCGGAGCAATTTTCGGCCAGACTGAGGGCATTCTTGGAGAGGACCTTGACCTCCGGGACCTTCAGAGATCCGGTCGTCTCGGACGAATTGATGTCCGGACAGAGAGCCGTAAAGGCCAGACAAAAGGCGAGATTACAATCTATTCATCGATAGATAAAATCGAAACTGCATTACTTGCTGCATCCCTTGAGACCATTGAGAGGGTGGGACCCTGCGCCTCAAGATTTGCCATCAGAAATATTGAGGATATCCGCATATCCAAGAGAAAGGTGATCATTTCGAGGGCCAAGGAACTTTTAGCCGGAAGCTTTGAAGAATGTGATTTTGACACAAATGAGATACTGGATGAGATAAGAGAACATTCAAGAATTGAGAAGGTCATAGAATACGGCCCTGAAAAACTCCCTTCCGGACCGAATGTCGTGGATTCTGATGCAATTATCGTTGTGGAGGGACGTGCGGACGTTATTAACCTGTTAAGATACGGAATTAAAAATGCAATTGCCGTTGAGGGCACAAATGTTCCGGCTTCAATTATTGACCTCTGTGAAAAAAAGACAGCCACAGCGTTTATGGACGGTGACCGGGGTGGGGATTTAATTATAAGTGAACTTCTCCAGGTTGCGGATATTGACTTTATTGCAGTAAGTCCGAGAGGAAAAAATGTAGAGGAGATGACCAGAAAGGAGATCATAAAACCTCTGAGAAATAAAATCCCGGCTGAACTTGCACTGACGTCAGAAGGACGGCTGGACACAAATATTCTCTCCCTCCATTCTGAAAAGATGAGAAAAGAGAAGGAAGAAGAGGATAAAAAAGAGCAGAATGAACCTGTTATGCCACAGCATGAGAAATTACTGCATAGTATGATGAAAGAGGTTCGGGAGCAGAATATTGTCAGATTCCTCTCAGTTGCAGACGAAACCATAAGTGAGTATCCATCTGATGAAATTGAAGCTGCCTTAAAAAAGGCTGACGATAATGTCTCAGGAGTAGTTACCGGGCAGACCATTGACCAGAATCTTCTTGACCTGATTGCAATGCATGGAATATCCATGATCGCCGCGCCGGATTTCAGGGATATAGTCAAAAAGCCCGTATCTGTCAGACTTATGAAGATTAATCAGCCGTAA
- a CDS encoding UPF0058 family protein encodes MKSVHKDELIALHQFMFTIKENLQKANANASFSEYEGLKVLPTQTHKSKMEHKHAIFILGEEIADAMKDIEPSAAKRISARMHELALKTEKEIDEDSERGHRKY; translated from the coding sequence GTGAAATCAGTGCACAAAGACGAACTAATAGCGCTACACCAGTTCATGTTTACCATTAAGGAAAACCTGCAGAAAGCTAATGCAAACGCTTCATTTTCCGAATACGAGGGATTAAAAGTACTTCCAACCCAGACGCATAAAAGCAAAATGGAGCATAAGCATGCAATATTTATTCTTGGTGAAGAGATTGCCGATGCTATGAAAGATATTGAACCTTCAGCGGCAAAAAGAATATCAGCAAGAATGCATGAACTGGCATTAAAGACAGAGAAAGAGATAGATGAAGATTCCGAAAGGGGCCACAGAAAATACTGA